A single window of Leptospira inadai serovar Lyme str. 10 DNA harbors:
- the ccoS gene encoding cbb3-type cytochrome oxidase assembly protein CcoS: MNALYMTIPLALIIAFGSFFVFLWSYKSGQYEDIEGPKYRMLFDDDPIEPDHAEKEPKK, translated from the coding sequence TTGAACGCCTTATACATGACGATTCCCTTAGCGTTAATAATCGCATTCGGTTCCTTCTTTGTCTTTCTTTGGAGTTACAAGTCCGGTCAATACGAGGATATCGAAGGACCGAAATATAGAATGCTATTCGATGACGATCCGATCGAACCCGATCATGCGGAAAAGGAGCCTAAAAAATGA
- a CDS encoding heavy metal translocating P-type ATPase encodes MTEYCYHCNSPIGKHLIEKKILGVDRHYCCNGCAELSSLLLGSELGRFYEIRGGQKLDPVGDIPEIAGDTRLETESVYKEYVENPEPGKSIVRISVGGIHCSACIWLIETALSKLPGVFSARMNFATSRLSVEFDRNRLDLTSLFSSIRKLGYTPSLYSPYKSEAQVEKPFKDLALRMAVAGFCWGNIMLFSAGLYAGYFEGMDLGIKKLFHYVSWILATPVYLFSGYPFWKGALESWKRGFLSMDTLLFLGVSMAYFYSVYVTISDKGEVYFDSVCTIYFFILLGKYLEAHIRYKASAKVGELLSFLPEEYEVERGGDWKKVPTSLIDAGDKVKLLSGSKAPVDGKLDSADAYFDESVITGESRPVHKTKGDSIRAGSLCLSSGIYFYATGTSSQSTLAQIGRLLEESLLTKPKLQRTTDRLASIFVKVVLFVAMITFAYWWKTVSLEVAILNTISVLIVACPCALGLSVPAALVVSHLLQSQAGILVKNPESVETLAKADRIVFDKTGTLTTGKLELVEEKILGPEEPFEYRNLAYALEVNSSHPLARSLVRALEAQTSIKTKGTSLPNGFFWKDLKEISGGGIEAKRAGENGTVYRIGSKGFTSEIGSVNDGWIYLSKDRHPIAAWKFGDTPRPDAKASISLLKATIPNLELLSGDSPEKVEALAAELGILEYTGNLSPSDKRQRIIDAQRKGETVVMVGDGINDSACIAQANLGISMGIGSDLSLDRSDLILVQNRLDALPKAVSISKSTRRIILQNIILSLTYNSIMIPIAAFGCMLPVICAGFMTLSSITVVLNSISLRRRVSL; translated from the coding sequence GTGACGGAATATTGCTACCATTGCAATTCCCCCATCGGGAAGCACTTGATAGAAAAGAAAATTCTAGGAGTCGATAGACATTACTGTTGCAACGGATGCGCCGAACTTTCTTCCCTCCTCTTAGGAAGCGAGCTCGGCCGATTTTATGAGATCAGAGGTGGGCAGAAACTGGATCCAGTGGGCGATATTCCCGAGATAGCCGGAGACACTCGGCTCGAAACCGAATCGGTATATAAAGAATATGTGGAAAATCCCGAACCTGGCAAATCGATCGTTAGGATCAGCGTCGGAGGAATTCATTGCAGTGCATGCATTTGGCTGATCGAAACCGCCCTTTCTAAATTGCCGGGCGTTTTTTCCGCTAGAATGAATTTTGCCACTTCCAGATTGAGCGTGGAATTCGATCGGAATCGACTCGATCTTACGAGCTTATTCTCTTCCATTCGAAAACTCGGATATACTCCGAGCTTATATTCTCCCTACAAATCGGAAGCGCAAGTCGAAAAACCGTTTAAAGACTTAGCTCTTCGAATGGCCGTTGCCGGATTCTGCTGGGGAAACATCATGCTCTTCTCCGCCGGATTATACGCGGGCTATTTCGAAGGAATGGATCTAGGAATAAAAAAATTATTTCATTACGTTTCTTGGATATTAGCCACGCCGGTCTATTTATTTTCCGGTTATCCGTTTTGGAAAGGCGCATTGGAATCCTGGAAAAGAGGATTTTTGTCCATGGATACTCTCCTTTTTTTAGGAGTGAGCATGGCCTATTTTTATAGCGTCTATGTAACGATCTCCGATAAAGGTGAGGTCTATTTCGATTCGGTCTGCACGATCTACTTTTTTATACTTTTAGGAAAGTATCTCGAAGCCCATATTCGTTACAAAGCGAGCGCGAAAGTCGGGGAACTGCTTTCTTTTTTACCGGAAGAATACGAGGTGGAAAGAGGCGGAGATTGGAAAAAAGTTCCGACTTCGCTGATTGATGCCGGAGATAAAGTCAAATTGCTCTCCGGCAGTAAGGCCCCGGTCGACGGAAAATTAGATTCCGCGGACGCCTATTTCGACGAATCCGTAATCACCGGCGAAAGCCGACCGGTTCATAAAACGAAAGGAGATTCGATTCGTGCAGGTTCACTTTGTCTTTCCAGCGGAATTTATTTTTATGCGACCGGAACATCGTCTCAAAGCACGTTAGCTCAGATCGGTAGGCTTTTAGAGGAATCCCTGCTGACAAAACCGAAACTACAGAGAACGACGGACAGGTTAGCGTCCATATTCGTAAAGGTAGTCTTGTTCGTGGCAATGATCACATTCGCGTATTGGTGGAAGACCGTTTCGTTAGAGGTTGCGATCTTAAATACGATCAGCGTTTTAATTGTGGCCTGCCCCTGTGCATTGGGCTTAAGCGTTCCCGCGGCTTTGGTCGTAAGCCATTTGCTTCAGTCCCAGGCGGGAATTTTAGTAAAAAACCCCGAGTCCGTGGAAACGTTGGCAAAAGCGGACAGGATTGTCTTCGATAAAACGGGCACTCTTACCACCGGAAAGTTGGAGTTGGTAGAAGAGAAAATTCTCGGTCCAGAAGAACCGTTCGAATACAGGAATTTGGCGTACGCGTTAGAAGTGAATTCTTCTCACCCGTTAGCTCGATCTCTTGTACGCGCTTTAGAAGCCCAAACTTCCATAAAGACGAAGGGAACGTCGCTCCCAAACGGATTCTTCTGGAAGGATCTAAAGGAAATATCCGGAGGAGGAATCGAAGCCAAACGAGCCGGCGAAAACGGAACCGTCTACAGGATCGGAAGCAAAGGATTTACCTCGGAAATAGGCTCCGTCAACGACGGCTGGATTTATCTGAGTAAGGACCGGCACCCGATTGCGGCCTGGAAATTCGGAGATACACCGAGGCCCGATGCGAAAGCGAGCATTTCATTGCTGAAAGCGACAATTCCGAATCTAGAACTTTTATCCGGCGACTCGCCCGAAAAAGTCGAAGCCCTTGCCGCCGAATTGGGAATCCTAGAATACACCGGGAACCTTTCGCCCAGCGATAAAAGACAACGAATCATCGATGCGCAGAGAAAAGGAGAAACGGTCGTAATGGTCGGAGACGGAATCAACGACTCGGCCTGCATCGCCCAAGCAAACCTCGGCATTTCCATGGGAATCGGATCCGATTTAAGTCTAGATCGTTCCGATTTGATTTTAGTCCAGAATCGACTCGACGCGCTCCCTAAGGCCGTTTCCATTTCCAAATCGACCCGTCGCATCATTCTTCAGAATATTATACTATCCTTAACTTATAATTCCATTATGATTCCGATAGCGGCCTTCGGATGCATGCTGCCCGTTATCTGCGCTGGATTTATGACTCTAAGTTCGATAACGGTCGTATTAAATTCTATATCATTGAGAAGGAGAGTTTCACTTTGA
- a CDS encoding FixH family protein, with translation MHPSLKRAFILIGLCFAGLIFATVWTVNVATSSHTQPVEKDYYEKGLKYEAAIAEQRSMISKGYEFQGAWLNGEVPLRVGKQKLQLTLLKRNSPIVGATLRVRFEKSATDAFNRQSEFKELQPGIYEAELEIPMSGAWSVTVFAKTDEGAFERTKQLSIVR, from the coding sequence TTGCATCCCAGCCTTAAACGAGCATTTATTCTAATCGGTCTTTGCTTTGCAGGACTGATCTTCGCGACCGTTTGGACGGTAAACGTGGCTACGTCGAGCCATACGCAGCCGGTTGAAAAAGATTATTACGAGAAGGGACTGAAATACGAAGCCGCGATTGCAGAACAGCGAAGTATGATTTCGAAAGGATACGAATTCCAAGGAGCCTGGCTTAACGGAGAAGTTCCTCTAAGAGTCGGAAAACAAAAATTACAGCTAACGCTTCTTAAGCGAAATTCTCCGATCGTGGGTGCGACGTTGAGAGTTCGGTTCGAAAAAAGCGCAACGGACGCGTTCAACAGACAATCGGAATTTAAGGAACTGCAGCCCGGGATTTACGAGGCCGAATTAGAGATTCCGATGTCCGGTGCTTGGTCGGTAACGGTTTTTGCAAAAACGGACGAGGGAGCGTTTGAACGAACCAAGCAGTTAAGTATCGTTCGGTGA
- a CDS encoding sulfite exporter TauE/SafE family protein yields the protein MILPILGAAFLHGLTSSLHCVGMCGPFAGTLSLSSGQGSRKENAFLQLCYNLGRLGSYSLIGTLLGFVGQGANLVSTELGFIREIAAWISGIFVILFGLSLLLGGGASFASAFAGRILGKVAGPILEALRKNSDKPFRLGFIGFNFGLVTGLLPCGVLYPAFALAFATGSPWTGGAVMASFFIGTFPLLFAFGYGFRSLALRLKGNAARFAGTLVILVGIGWIFLRFGHDHSEHTGQKSTHSESHSHHEP from the coding sequence ATGATTCTTCCGATTTTAGGTGCGGCGTTCTTACACGGATTGACGAGTTCCCTTCATTGCGTGGGAATGTGCGGACCTTTTGCGGGAACCTTATCCCTATCTTCCGGCCAAGGCTCGAGAAAGGAAAATGCGTTCTTACAGCTCTGCTATAATCTTGGGCGACTAGGCTCATACTCTTTGATCGGTACTTTACTCGGATTCGTCGGCCAGGGAGCGAATCTAGTTTCTACCGAACTCGGATTTATTCGAGAAATCGCCGCATGGATCTCCGGGATTTTTGTGATACTATTCGGTCTCTCTCTTTTGCTCGGAGGAGGAGCATCGTTTGCTTCCGCCTTTGCCGGCCGAATTTTAGGAAAGGTTGCAGGGCCGATCTTGGAAGCTCTGCGTAAAAATAGCGACAAGCCGTTTCGACTCGGTTTCATCGGATTTAATTTCGGTTTAGTGACCGGCCTTTTGCCTTGCGGAGTTTTGTATCCTGCCTTCGCACTTGCATTTGCAACGGGTTCTCCTTGGACTGGAGGCGCAGTGATGGCTAGCTTCTTCATCGGAACTTTCCCGCTACTTTTTGCCTTCGGCTACGGCTTCCGATCGCTTGCCCTTAGATTAAAGGGGAACGCGGCAAGATTTGCCGGAACATTGGTCATCTTGGTCGGAATCGGATGGATCTTCCTCCGCTTCGGTCATGATCATTCCGAACATACAGGACAAAAATCAACTCACTCCGAATCTCATTCCCACCACGAACCTTGA
- a CDS encoding DUF342 domain-containing protein produces the protein MTDSIRNYTDSLLRDLEENEGGFFKIENLDGSAYLTVFPSGKKGKSVEIREVFKRLEVFKISESSEEEVKRVVTDRDGEPHFIGKWPGKPEASYLELKISEDKMAVHAILQPPKYGGKVLSETEILFELKKVGIEFGIKAEEVARLAKAEEYGKRVLLATGEAPVPGSDGDLRILFQHPSTPKLKEDEFGRVDFKNIQIIQSVKKNQKLAEKIAPSPGKPGKNVMGDILPFEEGKPAEWKLGSNVKISEDKNQIFALIDGRPIVDRYGVIRVDEVCHLDHVDFSTGNINFPGTIIVEESIADGFVLETEGSIVVKKSVGKVFLKAGGDIVLSGGFMGRNGGLIESGADIYAKFVEQGKMIAKNSIFIEEASMHSELIAGESIVVRGGRGELIGGQCVAGKNITCSKLGAIVETKTVLSCGMPPELLTELEDLKAEIRKNHDVLKKVEASIVKLNDDSQRRSLSNEEKESLPKLQAIKQKYQSILENLLAQEQSVILSFDPDKNACIEVEREIFPGVDANLGRNRSFKVKLKEIPGPSFLFLGTDGQVTHSKVRPKRLGILQEDSQGSESTNRLD, from the coding sequence ATGACTGACTCGATTCGTAATTATACGGATTCCCTCCTCCGGGATTTAGAAGAAAACGAGGGCGGTTTTTTTAAGATCGAGAATTTGGACGGATCGGCGTATTTAACGGTTTTTCCCTCGGGAAAAAAAGGGAAGAGCGTAGAAATCAGAGAAGTTTTCAAACGTCTAGAGGTCTTTAAAATTTCAGAGAGTTCCGAAGAGGAAGTGAAGCGAGTCGTCACAGACAGGGATGGAGAACCTCATTTTATCGGGAAATGGCCGGGAAAACCGGAAGCCAGTTACCTAGAACTGAAAATCTCCGAAGATAAAATGGCCGTGCATGCGATATTGCAACCGCCCAAATACGGCGGTAAAGTTCTTTCCGAAACGGAAATCCTTTTTGAACTAAAAAAAGTAGGGATAGAATTCGGAATTAAAGCGGAAGAGGTCGCGCGTCTTGCGAAAGCCGAAGAGTACGGAAAGCGGGTTTTACTCGCGACCGGCGAGGCTCCGGTTCCGGGAAGCGACGGAGATTTACGAATTCTATTCCAACACCCGAGCACTCCGAAATTGAAAGAAGACGAATTCGGCAGAGTCGATTTCAAAAATATTCAAATCATCCAGAGCGTGAAAAAAAACCAAAAATTAGCCGAAAAGATCGCCCCTTCCCCCGGCAAACCGGGTAAGAACGTTATGGGGGATATCCTTCCGTTTGAAGAAGGAAAACCTGCGGAGTGGAAATTAGGCTCCAACGTAAAAATCTCCGAAGATAAAAATCAGATTTTCGCTCTCATAGACGGGAGACCGATCGTAGATCGATACGGAGTCATTCGCGTAGACGAGGTTTGTCATCTGGACCATGTGGATTTTTCCACGGGTAATATCAACTTTCCCGGAACCATCATCGTAGAAGAATCCATTGCCGACGGATTTGTTCTCGAGACGGAAGGTTCCATCGTCGTAAAAAAATCGGTGGGCAAGGTCTTTTTAAAAGCGGGCGGCGACATCGTCCTTTCGGGAGGCTTCATGGGTCGCAACGGCGGCTTAATAGAATCGGGCGCGGATATCTACGCCAAGTTCGTGGAGCAGGGCAAAATGATCGCAAAGAATTCCATCTTTATCGAAGAAGCCTCGATGCACTCCGAATTGATCGCAGGCGAGTCGATCGTTGTTCGTGGAGGACGCGGGGAATTGATAGGCGGACAATGCGTCGCCGGAAAGAACATCACCTGTTCTAAACTCGGAGCCATCGTGGAAACTAAGACGGTATTGAGCTGCGGAATGCCTCCGGAATTATTAACCGAACTCGAAGATTTAAAGGCGGAAATTCGAAAAAATCACGACGTTTTGAAGAAAGTAGAGGCGAGCATCGTAAAATTAAACGACGATTCGCAACGAAGATCCCTTTCTAACGAGGAAAAAGAAAGCCTACCCAAGCTCCAGGCGATTAAACAAAAATACCAATCCATTCTTGAAAACTTATTGGCTCAAGAGCAGTCGGTCATACTTTCCTTCGATCCGGATAAAAACGCTTGTATCGAAGTCGAGCGGGAAATTTTTCCGGGTGTCGATGCGAACCTGGGTAGAAATCGAAGCTTTAAGGTTAAATTAAAGGAAATTCCCGGACCGTCATTTTTATTCCTCGGAACGGACGGACAAGTGACTCATTCTAAAGTCCGTCCGAAACGATTGGGAATTCTACAGGAAGATTCCCAGGGCTCCGAATCAACTAACCGTCTCGATTAA